The Vitis riparia cultivar Riparia Gloire de Montpellier isolate 1030 chromosome 3, EGFV_Vit.rip_1.0, whole genome shotgun sequence genome includes a region encoding these proteins:
- the LOC117911137 gene encoding dynamin-related protein 3B isoform X2 has translation MADETVSSTPSAVPLSHSVIPIVNRLQSVFAWLSCRSMIELPQVAFVGCQGSGKSSIIEAMVGRDFLLRGKDICTRRPLVLQLLQTKQKPDGSDEEYGEFLHLPGKKFFDFSEIHREIQAETDREAGENKGVSDKQIRLKIFSPNVLDITLVDLPGITKVPVGDQPSDIEARIRTMIMSYIKLPSCLILAVTPANSDLANSDALQIAGNADPDGYRTIGVITKLDIMDRGTDARNLLLGKVIPLRLGYIGVVNRSQEDIITNRSVKDALVAEEKFFRSRPVYNGLADRCGITQLAKKLNQILVQHIKTVLPGLKLRMNSALVSVAKEHASIGEIPESKAGQGALLLNILSKYAEAFSSRVEGKNEEMSTAELSGGARIHYIFQSIFVKSLEEVDPCEDLTDDDIRTAIQNATGPRSALFVPEVPFEVLVRRQIARLLDPSLQCARFIYDELVKISHRCLVSELQRFPILRKRMDEVMGNFLREGLEPSETMIGHIIEMEMDYINTSHPNFIGGSKAVEMALQQIKSSRLPVPVARQKDGLEPDKAPTSERSLKARAILARPVNGIVADQGVRPVADVEKFTSSGSTTGSSWGISSIFGGSDNRVSAKEIPTNKTYSEPVQSIEHSISMIHLKEPPTILKPSESHSEQEAIEISVTKLLLRSYYDIVRKNIEDAVPKAIMHFLVNHTKRELHNVFIRKLYRENLFEEMLQEPDEVAMKRKRTSETLRVLQQALRTLDELPQEAETVEKGYSLGSSDPTGLPKIHGLPTSSSYTTSGGSTQSYTASPKNPKSRKSSHSGELQSPFYGNADSNGGGRSYMPGLYPTLDA, from the exons ATGGCAGATGAAACCGTATCTTCAACTCCTTCTGCTGTTCCTCTCAGTCATTCTGTGATTCCAATAGTGAACAGGCTCCAAAGTGTCTTCGCATGGCTCAGTTGCCGATCCATGATCGAGCTCCCTCAGGTGGCTTTTGTTGGCTGCCAGGGCAGTGGCAAATCAAGCATCATTGAGGCCATGGTTGGCCGAGATTTCTTGCTGAGGGGTAAAGACATTTGTACTCGTCGTCCACTGGTTCTGCAGCTCTTGCAGACAAAGCAAAAGCCGGATGGGTCTGACGAGGAGTATGGTGAGTTCTTACACTTGCCTGGGAAGAAGTTCTTTGATTTCTCGGAGATCCACCGCGAAATTCAG GCTGAGACAGATAGGGAAGCTGGAGAAAACAAAGGTGTTTCAGATAAGCAGATTCGTTTAAAGATATTCTCGCCAAATGTTCTTGATATCACACTAGTGGATCTACCAGGCATAACCAAGGTTCCAGTTGGTGATCAGCCATCTGATATCGAAGCAAGAATTAGAACAATGATAATGTCCTATATCAAACTCCCAAGCTGTCTGATATTAGCTGTTACACCGGCGAATTCAGATTTAGCCAACTCAGATGCTCTTCAGATAGCGGGAAATGCTGATCCTGATG GTTATCGGACCATTGGTGTAATTACAAAG TTGGACATTATGGACAGAGGTACCGATGCCCGCAATTTATTGCTTGGAAAAGTGATTCCCCTTCGACTTGGTTACATAGGTGTTGTGAATCGTAGTCAAGAG GATATTATAACGAACCGAAGTGTTAAAGATGCGCTTGTGGCTGAAGAAAAGTTCTTTCGCAGTCGTCCA GTATATAATGGCCTTGCTGATCGATGTGGTATCACTCAGTTGGCAAAAAAGTTGAACCAG ATTTTAGTACAACATATCAAGACAGTGCTTCCTGGGTTGAAGTTGCGTATGAACTCTGCGCTGGTTTCTGTTGCAAAGGAGCATGCAAGCATCGGAGAAATCCCAGAATCAAAg GCTGGTCAGGGAGCTCTACTCTTGAACATTCTTTCTAAATATGCTGAAG CATTCTCTTCAAGGGTGgagggaaaaaatgaagaaatgtcGACTGCTGAGTTGTCTGGCGGAGCACGCATTCACTATATTTTCCAATCCATCTTTGTGAAGAGTCTGGAG GAGGTGGATCCATGTGAGGATTTGACTGATGATGACATTCGAACTGCAATTCAGAATGCAACCGGCCCTAGatctgcattatttgtgccaGAA GTGCCGTTTGAAGTTCTTGTGAGGAGGCAAATAGCTCGTTTGTTAGATCCAAGCCTTCAGTGTGCTAGATTCATATATGATGAGTTAGTAAAG ATAAGCCATCGCTGTCTGGTGAGTGAATTGCAGCGGTTTCCTATTCTGAGAAAGCGCATGGACGAAGTTATGGGAAACTTTTTGCGAGAAGGCCTTGAACCGTCAGAGACAATGATTGGGCACATTATTGAAATGGAG ATGGACTACATAAATACTTCACACCCAAATTTTATTGGTGGAAGTAAAGCTGTGGAGATGGCATTGCAACAGATTAAGTCCTCTAGGCTGCCTGTACCTGTAGCCAGGCAGAAG GATGGTTTAGAGCCTGACAAGGCACCAACATCTGAAAGAAGTTTGAAAGCTCGAGCTATTCTTGCCAGACCAGTAAATGGAATTGTTGCTGATCAG GGAGTTCGGCCTGTGGCAGATGTTGAAAAATTCACATCATCTG GAAGCACTACTGGTTCAAGTTGGGGGATTTCATCAATTTTCGGCGGTAGTGATAACCGTGTATCGGCCAAAGAGATCCCAACCAACAAGACATATAGTGAACCTGTCCAGAGCATAGAACATTCAATTTCTATGATCCATTTGAAGGAG CCGCCAACCATCTTGAAGCCTTCTGAAAGCCATTCAGAACAGGAGGCAATTGAAATTTCAGTCACTAAACTGCTGCTACGATCATATTATGACATTGTCAGGAAGAATATTGAGGATGCTGTACCTAAAGCCATCATGCACTTCCTG GTAAACCATACAAAAAGAGAACTTCACAATGTCTTCATTAGAAAGCTTTACAG AGAGAACCTGTTCGAAGAGATGTTGCAGGAACCTGACGAGGTGGCAATGAAGAGAAAGCGCACTAGTGAAACACTCCGAGTTCTTCAACAAGCTTTGCGG ACCTTGGATGAATTGCCACAGGAAGCTGAAACAGTAGAAAAAGGTTACAGTTTAGGTTCTTCTGATCCAACAGGGTTGCCAAAGATCCATGGGCTTCCAACATCATCATCATACACCACAAGCGGTGGTTCAACCCAGTCCTACACAGCTTCTCCCAAGAACCCAAAGTCCCGTAAATCATCTCACTCGGGTGAGCTACAATCGCCTTTCTATGGTAATGCAGATAGCAATGGAGGTGGACGCAGTTACATGCCTGGTCTCTATCCTACACTTGATGCATAA